The genomic region TGGACATCCTCATTGGAGGCAAGGTGGCCGAGGAGCTTATGTTTGGAGAGACCGAGGTGAGATCTGGTGCCTTGTCTAATCTAAGAGAGGCGACTCAGCTGGCGACAGACGTGGTCACCAAGTATGGCATGAGCCAGCGGATCGGCCCTGTTTGCTACGGTAACAACAATGATGGGGAGCAGACGGCAACCTCGAGCTGGCAAGGGACAACCCTGATTGACCAGGACGTGGAAGAGTTACTGGTCCAGGCTCGCAAGAACGCGAAAAAGATTATCACGGCGCACCGTAAGGAGCTCCATGTGCTAGCCGATGCCCTTCTCGAGCATGGAACTCTCACAGGAGACCAGATCAAGCAGCTGGTAAATGGTCTTAAAATTGGTAGTGCGCAGAATCAGGAAACGCCATCTTCATCCTAACCCTAGCAGTGGATGGTTTGGTTGGTCTATGAACTTATTTCATCGTTTTCTTTTTCTTTACTTGCATGCACAGTTGCACACAAATATAAAGAAGATGCGCATGGTCTGAATTTCTCTGGTTTTTGTTTATCTATTATGAATGGAATACGGCGTGTTCTTTGGAATACTGTGTTGTCAGTCTGTAAACTCTCAGTGCTTTTGAATCTCAATTTACATTGATGTAGCGTGCCCCAAGATTGGTAAATTTCTTTGACCTGTGTACAATGGGGTACAACCCCGCTGGAATCATTATTATTTTTAATTATATATAAAAGAGTTCAAGTACAACAGGATTATACATTGTACAGCCTAGATTATAAGAAACTAGACAAAAGGGATGTGCTACAGAATGGTGAACCAATTATAGGAAGCtagtaagtactccctccatcccataatataagaacataaTATATGAATTTTTTACATTACATGAATGGAGTAGCATATTGTTTTATTCCATCAGCCACAGTTTGTAGTTCATTCTTGTATATATATTTACTCCCACTTGTGAAAAAAACTGCATTAATTACCCCCTCTAAAAATCTTGTTATTTTCCTGTTTTGGCAAATAAGATATCAACACCTACTGCAAATAATCCAAAAAAAAACACTCTCTACATAGACCAGCATAAGAGGCTAGGTGTAGTTCATCTTTTCATGCCATAGATCAGCACTAGAacagaagagggttcctgcgaagaaGCACAAGAACACAGCAATAACAATCTGTGGCATGGAATTCATGAAGAGCTTGCAATTTAGAAAATCTGGAAACTGGCAAACAGTGTATTACAAGACCGGGGACATGACACAATTGATACATCGTTGAAGCCCACACGCAACTGGAAATGTCTATGAAAATAGCTCGCATAGTCCACATATCATATTCTTCAGTGCATACCGCACCCTTCAGTTGCAGAGTCAGTTTCCACCATCGATCACTTGATTACAGCCCATTTGGATGGCTGTGCTTATGGCATAAAAGATACCCAAAACCTCTTGCAGAGTCAGTTTCCACCATCGATCACTTGATTACAGCCCATTTGGATGGCTGTGCTTATGGCATAAAAGATACCCAAAACCTCCGAATGAAACGCATCCGAGACTTGCTCCAGAATTGTTGTTCCTTTCAGGAAGCGCCGTCCGTATTGATTTTCAAAATTTCCGGTGGAGGCCTGGACCATCTTTCCTTTTGCTGCTGCTTTTGCCTACCCCACCACCATTTGCTCAACCTTAAAGAGATGCATAAAAAGAAAATCAATAGTATGACATATTTCATCAGAAGATCTAATAAAACGTCCTACATTTGCTCTATTCCTTTCATGCCACCTAcgccaaagaaaagaaagcaagATTTAAGCTTTCTTTCCTCGTTGAGGCTCAGGATTTTCCCCATACAACTCAAAACATCTACACATGACAGAACTGTAATCTAACATGCTCCCAACTGGGCTTTCTTTGCCGTTTCCTGTTTTTCAGGGTGTCATTAATTTAACCTTCTTACACTTAATGAAGCAATGTCCGCTATCCTCATCCAAATGAAAGCAAACAGGACAGCGAGTGCCTACATGCATCCCTCTGTGTTGAAGCTTCATGCGCATGGGTAAACTGTCTGTAGACAGGTGCCATAAAAAGTGAAGAATCTTGTTTGGAAGGGGAAGCGACCACAACTTTGGCCAATTAAAACCACATGCTTCTTCATCTGTATTTGAGGAGAAAGTTAGTCCTGAAATGGATTCTCAAGCTGCAACATCCACAACAACTCTATATGCATATTTGACTGAAAATATACCTTTTGTTATACCATAATCACCACCTATGATTGTGCCACATGTATTTATCCACCACATAGCCCAAATCTCTCAATCCACAGTCTGCTAGAGCCGCTCTAAAACTTTCCATTTGACTCAGCAACAACCAGAACAACTCTTTATGCAGATTTGACTGAGCATATACCTTCTTCTCATGATTATACATGATCTTGTTAAAAGTCGCCAGCGCACAACCATGAGAGGTTAAGCTGCTGACTGAGGATGTGCAATAAGTTACAAGTTATCCTCCTTTTAGCACTAACAGGATCTCCATAAATGCCCTTGAAATGCCATTTGAAACGATCTTTTTCCACTAGTTTAGCATCAATGTGATACCTAGAGTAGTTGTGAAGTTCCAGCTTAACTTCTTTCTTCTGTATCAACGCCACTCCTCTACTCTTTCCTTCACAATCTCTAACCATCATGTTCCCCATTCCTAGCATCCACTTGAACTTCTCCATCCTCCTCTTATcgagttcagtttcagataagaggATGTTGGGGTCAACCTGCTCCTGGAGATCCAAAAGACCTCTCACTGCCGGGCCATTCCCCAATCCCCGGCAGTTCCACACTAGGATTCTCATTTGGACTCGCCAGGCTGTCCCAGCAGCCCGGCGTTGAGCATTTCTGATTTAgcattttcttctttttcttcacccCCATCAGTTTCCATCTTCGCCTTGTTCGCTACTGCTATCACCTCATCGACATTCATTATATGAGCCCTCCTCTTCTTTGATTCTGTCAAAATATTTGATTGATTTTGCTGGATTCCTTTCTTCCTCTTCAAAGTACCTTGCTTCAAACTTTTTACAGCCTTATAAACTTTATCTTCTACTTTGTTCTGGACCCCTTGATCGTCCTCTGTGCCCGGTACATCTTTCCGCCAAGACGGCCCATCGCTACCCTGTTTACTGCTTATACTGCTACTTGGCCAGAATTTTGCTTTGTCCTTTGAGCGTCTGGTCCTCTCTTCACCTGAGGCCCCCTTGTTGATAACAACTGTCCTTAGCCATGGCCCAAACTGCCGGGGCCCCGTTCTTGTGGATCCAGTCGGACATGACTTCTCTGTATGCCCAAGAATTCCACAGCCATAGCAGAAGTCAGGGATATTCTCGTATGTGAAGGCGAcaatcttctcctcctccttttcaTCGTCCCCAAGCGCCATCATATCGTCTTCATCATCATGAATAAAGCATGTTACAAACCTCATAATCGGCATGGTGATGTCCATTCTCACTTTGATCCGCATGAACAACGCCCCCGTCGAGTCGGCATTCGCGCCTGTATCCACCTCGAGAACCTTCCCAACCTGCTCACCAACCAGCTCCCCGGTCTCCCTGCCCATCGACCCGGCCGGGACGCCGTACGCCCTGACCCAGACAGGCACCGTGTCGAACCTGAGCTCGTCCACGGTGGTGGCTCCGGGCGCAAAATCCTCCATCACCAACAGATGACCGGCGAAGCTCCAGGGCCCGGCATCCAGAGCCTTCTCCTTGTCGGCCTCGTGGCGGAAGGTGAAGAGGAACCGATTCCGGCCGAGGTCTTCGCATTTGACCCCGAAGGAGGGGCTCCAGACCGCCCCCAGAGACGTCCCCACATGCTGCGCTATGGCCGGCTTCTCCGAGAGCAGCTTGCCCACCGCCTGGATCTTGCCGCCGCTCGCCTGCGGGGAGGGgcatggctgctgctgctgctgctgcttgccggTGATCCTGACccccttcttctcggcctcggagaGCTGCAGGCTGCCGAGCTTCCCCCGCAGAGGTGCTGCCCTCGAGGCCCCcattgcggcggccggagcttagTGGTGGCTGCCGATCCGGAGCAGTGCTGCTACGAATCCGCCGCCGCCGGCACGCACCGGAAGCTGGGATTTTGGTGGTGGGTTCTCTCTTAGGAATTCCTTGGGATCCTATTCCTCACTCGATCCCTCATCCCTAACCCTAGATTTGGATTTCGGATGGAGCGCTGGAACTTGAACACGGGTTGAGAGGGAATGTTTTTTTCTCTTCAGAAAATGGAATGGGTGGCTTCTTCTGGGCTAATTGGGCTTCACGGTGCCAGGCCTGGGACAACGAGAAGAGAGGTTTTTCGGCCCAATCCTCCGAGCCCAAGCCCAGCTCCCTCCCCTTCTTTTCATTCCCTCCCCTCACTCGTCTCTACtttgccagccgccgccgccgcccggctcgtcCGCGACCTCTACCCCGCCGCCGCCCAGATCCAACTCTGCCGTCCCCATccgcgccgtcgtcctccgcctccaGCGCGCTCCTCCGCCCCCCGGTCACCTCGCCCGGCACCACCCGCCACCAGAGTCGCCCCTCCAGGTATCTTCCTCCCCCCACCACTTCTAGCGCCCTCCGGGCATCTTTAGTACTTCAACTGTTGAGGTTAATCTGAGAAATCGATGCCACTATGTTGCAAATCTTGCCCTGCTGTTGAACGTGGACCAGCGCTTCTGCTTCAGATTAGGTTGGTGCTTGAATTTGAATGCCACGCATGTCGGTGACTGACTGCTCAGAGTATCACGGTTGCGATTTCAGCGTTTGCTGTTTGCTAAGGAATTGATTGCTAGAATTCTAGTTCATGCAAATGCCTATATGTGTCATTGTGGCgattgctgtttgtttaatttgttCAGGAAATTGCCAGTTCTATGTTTAGTTTGTATGTTCTGCACAGTATGAAGTTTCTCATTCGAAAAGAGTTTCATTTGATCAACTGGCCTGCATCATGTGTAACATAGTGACACATTTCTGTTCAGAGTATTACCTAGGAATTGCTGTAACCAACTGGGTTACATGGTTGCAATTTTAGCGGTTGCTGTATGTTAAGGATCTGCTTGCTGGAATTCTAGCTCATGTGATTGTCTCGGTGTGTCACACTGGTTTGCTGTCAGTTTGTTCACCAAATTGCTATACTTCATGTGATGCTTATATGTAGGGTTAAATATAGATTGCTTGAATGTTCCGCGCACACAGCATGAAGTTTCTCATACAAAACGAATTTCATCTGATGAACCGAGCTAAGATGGTATGTACATAACAGTGACCCATTTCTGGTTTGTGCAGCCAAGGTGATCCAATGGCTTCAGGCATCATGCTCCGACGTCTTTCCAAGACACTCACCATGAGCCCAGCAGCAGCACTGGCATCTGGTATGACCAGCCAGCATCACCAGCTTCAGCAGCGCGCACCGGTCAGCGGCACGTCCAAGGGCAAGGCCAAGCTCAAAGCCGGGATGCCTCTGAGGCGTAGCGTCATAGCGAagaaggggggcgcgcctgccactGCTGGGAGCGGCGGCGCTGGCCGTGGTCGCCGTGAAGCCATCGAGCGTATTACTCAGATTGCAGAGTCATGTCTCAAGTCCTCCACTCCTCTACGGCACCTGTCCCCCAAGGAGCGTCTCCGCGAGGCAAAGCGTGAGGAGCTTGGGCTCATCTCCAAGGAACGGCAACGTGAGCTTGACGCTGCCAAGGCTAAAGCTAAAGCTAAATCCAAGGGTGCCAGTGGAGGTGATGGTGACCGCGTTCTGATGGGTCCGCCGGGCCTTGACTATATCAGTCTTGGTCTGGTGGATGAGGAGGCTATCCCTGAGTATGAGCTGACAGTTGAAGATGGCCGGCGTCTTGCCAAAGAATACAGCCGTGTGCTAATGCGACGACACCGTGCACGTCAAACTGCAGAGTCAACGCTCTTGAGGCTCAAGAAGGAGGCCATTGCTGCGCTCCCTGAGAAGCTGCGGGCTGCTGCTATGGTTCCTGACATGACCCCGTTCCCTGCAAACAGGTACATGGCAACACTCACGCCACCTATTGAAGGGTATATTGAAAAGGTGCGAGATGCTGCCAAGAAGTATTCAGTGAAGGAGAAACTTCGTTGAGTTCGATTCAACATGGGAGGAAAGACTCTTCTCCATACAAGATGCTGAGAGTTTAGAACGCTTTCTTATGCTCCTTTAATTAATTCTTGGCCTCTGTCTAGGTTTGATAACTACACTTTGTGCTATTTTGGGCTGTGATAATCAGATTCTGGTAATAAGCTGTCACAAATTTTATTTGCAAGATCCTGCCATAATATTCTCACTGAACTGTTTACTTCAGTTTtgctccctctgtttctttttactccgcatatacgATTTGTCTGAAGTCAACTTTGTGAAGTTTGATGGCTACTTTGGCTATTTTGGTTTGTGATAATCAGATTCTGGTAATAAGCTTGCAAGACCCTGCCATGTTATTCTGACTGAGCTTTTCTACTTCAGTTTTGCTGTGTACTAGTGCATCTTGTTATCATGTAGAGCTGAAAGCAGGAAAGTATTTCCCTTGAAATGATGCTCATGCTGAAAGTATGTCTGTTAAGCAATCACCTTGTTCATTAAACAGCGGCAAGCATGCCAAGTAGGGGCATTTTGAGGCACGGTACATGCAACTGAAAGAACTATGTTAACTCATCCCCACCTCTGAACCCTTTATAGAATAGTAATCTGCTGTGATAcaacctcttttctttttcttttttctttttgctgtTCATTTATCTCCTTTCATGCTTTCATATGCCCTCAATGATGATTTCCTGCAGGATCTGATTGTCGAAAGAAGTACCTAGCTTTGCTGTGTCATGTACTAATGTACTTGTGAGAAAAATCAGATTGTTACCAGAGAAAGATCTAATGCCATGTCATGTCATGTTTACTTTGTCGAACTTCCGAGGGTCAGGTCTTGGGAGTGTGCTTTTGTTATGTGCAAATGGAAGTCATTGATAGAGTATACATTTTGGTATCAGCTGCAATGTTAAGGTCATCTCTTCCCTAATCCATGGAGAGCTACCTCAGTGATTTTTAACACCGAATTTCTGCACTGGGTTATTTTTAACATTTGGCCCTGCTTACAAGTTGTCTTCCCTAATCCTGTTAGCTTCTCTCTATCTACTTGGTGCATTTGTCTTGAATTGAATCAAATTCGTCATATTTGTTTACTTGCGCCCTGTACCATGATTTCTATGCTGCCTTAAACATATCTTGAAACCACATCATATCATTCAGATGTACATAAAATGGCCAGGTGTTCTCTTTTCTTGAATATCAATTTTGGTTGGCACCATTAGGCGTAGAATGTATATTCATGTAAGAAACCTAAAACACCATTGTGTACGATAACGTAAGAAGCCTGAAATTTTCTTTGCATGTGTTCATGCAAGAAATCTCTGAACTCCTCCAAGAAGCCACGTCAGCTACCAGCGTGTCGTATTTAGCCCACTGATCTGGACCAAATCAAAAACCCAGAAACCTAAGTTTGTGGAGCAGATTGAGCATTCAGATGCTTTATGGGAACATTTTGTCCTACTTAATTTTTAGTGCGAGCCACAACACGCGTACAattgtaaaataaataaatatctatGAGCAATTTATAAACCGTAATATGTCTATAAAATGGTACTACATGGCTCTGTTATCtgtcttttttctttctttatttctgaTCTAATGTTATATGTCTTATATTCTTCTGTTCTTTCACTCACAGGGATAATTATATAGTACTATATCTCTTATATAGGCAGCTTATTAATGTGCTAGCATCAAAAAGTCTAGACTAGCTATACATGTGGAGGGATAATCCACATGCCACCAAGTAAACTACCATGCTCCAAGTATCCGACCGACCTGATCCTCTTTAATTCACCACTGTCAACATCGTTCTTCCCATCGTCTACCTTGTAGTAGATCTGGTCAGCGATGCCATTTGAGATTGTCAAGAACACCTTATCACTAGGGACAACATCGTTTCGACCAAAACGACAATGGTGCGAGTAGTAGATGCAATTTCTCTCCACCCCTCCACGCATGTTTGCTGGCACGTGAACCGCCCTAGAGAATCTCCTCCCCAAAAACAAGGCGCAAGCTTGTCACCTCGAGCCACCTGTGCTTGCGATGTGGTGCAGATTTCGATGAGTTTGAACACCTTGAAGAACGGATCGACGTTTGCCAAACCATTTGCAGATCAATGCCATCACAAGCTTGCCTTGCAAATCTAAGATGTATCTCGTGCCACCATAGTCGGTCTAGTCGAACCATTGCACATCTACCTGACGTTCAGCAACGATCACCGGTGCGCCGTCCTCGTTCAAGCCAATGTCGAACTTGGAGAGTGCCCTTCCATAGTGTAGGCCATATAGCTCGCCATTACAGAAGGCGCACAACCAATTCCGCACAGCGCGACGCCGCAAACGCTTGTCATGGCGGCAAGGATGCAACTGTTTGGAGGTTGGCGGCTCGGAGAATACAACTTTCCTTTCGATGGCCATGACGAGGCCATGGTGCTGGCTCTTGCAGACGACCGTGGCCTGTGCGCCGGAGAAGATGTTTGTGATCCTGAGCGAGCCCAGCGAGGACGAGCCCGCCGACGAGCAGCCTCCTAAACCGCTTGCTCATGAGCCGCAGTTCCATGACGGTGCCGTCCTCGGGGCAGTAGAGGCGCTTTACCCCGTTATCTTGGTGCGGCGATAGGAGCAGCCACGGGAGCGCCGCGACGGGCCGCGGTCCGCCACGCCCGGCAAACGGCGGCGAAACGTGCACGGCCGCGTGGGGAGGCGATCAGGCTGTAGATGACGACGAGGAGATCGTCTGGGAGGTGCGGCGGCGCCTGTGCGTGCATGATTTGTTTCCTGTTTGTCGCCGGCGGCGGTGGCCATCCGCGTCGACATGGTTAAAAACTTTGGGCACGAATCGTATCGCCACCAAAGTTAATTAGTAATCTTTATTATCTTTACCCCTAATCTTTCCCTAATCTTTATCTTTacctctttatctttatctttacctactaataaagcggctactgcttctggtcgtacgtcgtcggTATATTTGCATAAAAGTCCTTCTATTtctgagaattcaacccgcagtcctactTTTAAGTTGGTACCTAAGAAAACGCTTCGTTTTTATAGAAACGGCCCTGCATTTGTTTCTACCCTACCCACAGTCCTTTTTAGGAGCAGAAACGTGTGCGTCCAAGCCAGGGAGCTTGGCTCCGCGCCACGCGCTCGCCCCGACCCCGCTTTCCTCTGTCGCGTCGCCGTGCCGGCCGGCCTCACCGGAGATCACCGCCGCCGCGACCAGGTCATGTCGCCGCCTctgccttctcctcctccatctccttcctccctccctctccccatctctctccccctctcattgcagcgccgccatggccgccccgagcttcgccggcagccgcgccgcccgcctccgcccaCGACTCTGACGGGATCCGGCCGCCACTGCCCGGATCCACATCCTCTGCTCCGCCGCGCCCTGGATCCAGCCACAACCAAGCCTCCCGCGTTGATCCGCCCGTccgccggcctccccttgctcgaTCTGCGTGGACGGGCGAAGTTTCTAACTTGCCGGGGCGGCCATGGCAGGGAGGCGGCGCTGCGCTCGGGTGCCCGCATCAGGCGACGGCAGCGAGGCGGGAGGCATGCGTGGAGATGAAGGAGGAAAACATGGAGAGTCGGCCGGAGTGAGGAGTTCTTCGGCGTCGGAGCAGCGGACCACCGGGTGCAAGCttgtggggggcggcggccatggcggggatGCGGCACCAATTTATATACCATCGCCAGTTGCCCGGAAATCAGCAAGCTGACTAGAGAATCAACAAACAGATAAATTTATAGACTATTTGAGCGAGTAAAAGTGGAAAATAAGACACCAAATTGGTGTGTTGCTGGCTGCAAATCAGCAAACAGAGAGAGCAGAGACCGAAAGAGGAACACTGAAGCAAGATCCATGGCGAACGAGCACAGGACAATGCGAGGACGTAGTAACAAGGCGACAGGGCCGGCCTCTACGAGAGTGAGTGGCCGTCGGTGCTGGAGCGACGGCGGCCTCTAGCTGGCCGGTGCCAACTCCTCTGCAGAGGAGCCGGTCATCTCCGTCATTGGAGACTCCCCGGTGGCGCGGGTGTGTAGCTCACGCAATGACCGGTGGAGTGGGGGGGTTTCCCATCTGCCCGCGCCATGGCCGGGTGGAGCTTGGGAGGGGGGATCCTGGCGGCGGTAGGCGtaagcggcagcggcggcgtgtCCCAGAGCAACGGGAGGTCGGGATGTGGATCTCTCGGAAGAGAAGCTACATGCTCGGTCTGGGCAGAAGCAGAATTGCAGATGTGCTTCTCGGTGGAGACACGAGTGGATAAGCAAGCTCTACAGCGGTGGAAGTACACGTGCCTATGGGGAATTATACATGCCGGCCGCTCAGCCCCAGcattgttttgtttttaacagccGTTTGTACACGGAGTATATGGACGCATAATGAGAACATATAATATACTTTTTGTGCAAAAAAGACATTGAAAATGAAATATAATCATCCAAATCATACAACCTCGATAATAAAAATACGTATCAAAATCATAAGAATTCAAATCTTTTGataattttataaaatactttAAATGAATTATTAAACTCTCGAAGAGTgtgtaagggcatcttcaacgccgacACTCAAAGCGCCCGCAACCGGCTGGACCGCCGGTCCCGGCATGTTTTGCCATCCAATATGAGCCTGTATCGGTTCGCCACCCGGTCTGAACCTACTTTTTATGAGAAAACGGAAAAAACTCGGCGCAAGGACATTGCGGGCGTCCGAAGCGCTGTCGGGCATGATTATGACTGCCCTGTCCCAACCAAAATccactccctcatccgcgttcctTCCCGTCCGAAACGTTCAACACCGTCCAGAGCACCGGTGCCGCGTTCATGTTGGCTCAGAGCGACATGAACTCTCGCCGACACTTCTAATTTTTTTTACTCTATTTATGTCCTCGGGAACTCATATTGACAAAACTGAAAAGGAAACAAACACCATACATAGACGGATTGATCACGGTTCATATGTGTGCAAAAAAATCATCGATGCCAAAACACACACATTTACGTGTCATGACAATAGAGTCTTTAGTTGATCTCAATAAAGCTATTGTTATGTGTGAAAAAACTTTTATTGTCTGATAGTAGTACAATAGCTAACCTGATCTGCAATGTCGTAACATTTTTCTGCTTCCCAAATTGTATCCATGAAAAACAGGACACTAGCGACACATGAGCCGTCATTAGTTAAATCAGTTATACTTAtttgaaactatgtatatgtatacCACAATACAAAAATATTATTTAAATAAAAGAATATAGTAAACAAAAATAGCCTACTTTAATGAACTAGCTTACTTTCTTGAACAAAGGTAATTACAGAAGTTGTTATATCCTACCACCATGATTTAAAGACATTAATAATTCTATGTATGATAGTGTTAACTTTATTTAATGATAATCATCTAAAAGGAGAACAAAGCAAATTGCATCTAATTGTGAACTGAGGCGCAACAGACTAAGCAAAGATGCAATTACAATAAAGAATCATACATATATCGTAATAGAACAGTAAGTTAGAACATCTATACAACAAGGATTTCACGGTCAGCGACAGAAGTATGCATGCATGGACGTCGGACGAAGTATACCATATTTTTATTGTCTGATGTCAGTAACTCAAAATAAGAACTACATGTAGAATAGTTTTGTTATCAATATGTTAGTCTAAAGATAAGGTTGTCCACCCGATTAGTTGATTAGGATTCATGTCACAAGTTTCGAACTAGCGCCCCAAAGAATCCTATTGTTAATTGATCCATCATTTCTGCCATCGTCAAACTTATCCTCTACCTGGCCAACCTAATTAATGATAATTGGCATTTGCTTCCCAGCAAAGCACATCATTTTTTttctcccggtgcaacgcacgggcatgtttactagttaataataaagcaaatagtgtTTCTGGTCGTCCGTCCGGAAAATTGCTCCCGAAGTTCGCACTAATTACCCACTATGCCACCGGTAAGTGAGAAAAACGTGCCGCTGCGGCTGCATCCGCATCCGCCTTGCATCTGTTCATATAATGCAACACTCACATATATCATAAGTATATGTCCCTACCCGACTTGCAGGAGCTTGTGTCCTGCATGCTGTAGACCTGGGTTCGATCCCTTCACcctcttccttttctttcttttttcttgtgGCTGCACCACATGACCACTGCTCGACCCAACATGCTTTTTCTCTTTGTTTAATTTCTTTTTTCATGTTCAAATATTTTaaatatgaatttttttcaaatctaacatgttatatatgaaattttttcAGAAAAATGAGTAGATTTTAAATATGCTATTATTTTCCATGTTAATCTTTTTAAAATTATGTTTAGGATGCATCATAGTTTAATGCTCTCACAAAAGCTATTACAAATGAAATATAATATTCCAAATGTTAGTCACCATAAAAATGATTCCATTTAAAAAATATTCTAACAAATTAGAATTAAACACCTTGTCAAATTAAATATATATTCATGTTTTTctgaacaataaaaataaaaatgattgaaAGACTCTTTCATCGAAGAGCTGAAATGGGTCATAACAAACATTGCTAAGATACATCCAAATTCCATAGTTCAAAAAGAAATActtaatataactttatttctgacGTTTGCAAAAATTGAATTAAATAAGTGTTACATAATTACATTGAAGATTGTGATGTGTTTTTTCTCCCGTTCCAACGCACAGGCCCTTTTGCTAgtctctacctatatatatatatatatatatatatatatatatatatatatatatatatatatatatatatatatataataatatagTTAATAATTAATattataatataataataataataataataatatataataataatataataataataataataataataaagcaaatagAGTTTCTGGTCGTCCGTCAAAAAAATACCCTTAAAGTTGCTATAAATTACCCGCTATGCCACTCATAAGTCAAGAAAACGATTCGATTTTTTCAAAGTCATCGTCGTGCACAGTAGTTTATAAAACAAATACCCCGCTCATGTCACAGACGCTCTACCAGCTCAGAGGTTGAAGCATATCTTCTCCACCGCACAGACCCGGGTTTGATCCCCAGGTCGTCCTATTTCCTCTACCTTTTTGTCAAGCACCTCCTCCCTCCCACATACGCGTTCATGGGCCAGCCCGTGGGGCGTGACGCCCCTATTCTATTTTCATTTcgttttttcttttctcatttctgtttttgtttttccttctttaaattaattcgagATTTTCTAATTACAAAAGGTTGCAAGTTTTGAGAAAAATATTCGAGAAATCATAGaatgtttatgaattcaaaaaatgtgcgaGAACTCATAAATTTTCTGCAGTTTAAATTTTTTTGGTGATTCACAAAACTGttcgcaaattataaaaaaatcacaatttttcaaaatttgttccccaattataaaaaaagttcatcgatacaaaaaaggtttgctaactcaaaaaatgttcatctattcaaaaaatatgcatgcatttcaaaaaatgttcgtctgaacaaaacaaatgttcatgaattcgaaaacaattcatgcatttcaaaaaatgttcgtctgaaca from Triticum aestivum cultivar Chinese Spring chromosome 4A, IWGSC CS RefSeq v2.1, whole genome shotgun sequence harbors:
- the LOC123088213 gene encoding uncharacterized protein gives rise to the protein MGASRAAPLRGKLGSLQLSEAEKKGVRITGKQQQQQQPCPSPQASGGKIQAVGKLLSEKPAIAQHVGTSLGAVWSPSFGVKCEDLGRNRFLFTFRHEADKEKALDAGPWSFAGHLLVMEDFAPGATTVDELRFDTVPVWVRAYGVPAGSMGRETGELVGEQVGKVLEVDTGANADSTGALFMRIKVRMDITMPIMRFVTCFIHDDEDDMMALGDDEKEEEKIVAFTYENIPDFCYGCGILGHTEKSCPTGSTRTGPRQFGPWLRTVVINKGASGEERTRRSKDKAKFWPSSSISSKQGSDGPSWRKDVPGTEDDQGVQNKVEDKVYKAVKSLKQGTLKRKKGIQQNQSNILTESKKRRAHIMNVDEVIAVANKAKMETDGGEEKEENAKSEMLNAGLLGQPGESK
- the LOC123088215 gene encoding uncharacterized protein, producing the protein MGGFFWANWASRCQAWDNEKRGFSAQSSEPKPSSLPFFSFPPLTRLYFASRRRRPARPRPLPRRRPDPTLPSPSAPSSSASSALLRPPVTSPGTTRHQSRPSSQGDPMASGIMLRRLSKTLTMSPAAALASGMTSQHHQLQQRAPVSGTSKGKAKLKAGMPLRRSVIAKKGGAPATAGSGGAGRGRREAIERITQIAESCLKSSTPLRHLSPKERLREAKREELGLISKERQRELDAAKAKAKAKSKGASGGDGDRVLMGPPGLDYISLGLVDEEAIPEYELTVEDGRRLAKEYSRVLMRRHRARQTAESTLLRLKKEAIAALPEKLRAAAMVPDMTPFPANRYMATLTPPIEGYIEKVRDAAKKYSVKEKLR